A genomic segment from Takifugu rubripes chromosome 20, fTakRub1.2, whole genome shotgun sequence encodes:
- the LOC101067634 gene encoding synapse-associated protein 1 isoform X1 → MRELRRGRAQTNPRMLRNWVAWLGTDKEREEENSSTVNDEQKQHVNKAPANVEEDARPPQLLLKAKGLSGYIYSFASSTSKKLSESVLETAQTLKNSVEEGKINGIFDKTILGDFQKEQERFLQEKKAKQTGAAVPPWVGFNEEETVQQQILALSADRRNFLRDPPAGVHFHFDCEQMYPVAMVMLEEDELLRKMRFHLVPKEVKEEVFWRNYFYRVSLIKQSAQLTALAAQQTAERQEMQKTGANLEAVHQKDTLHQKTVPSIHIKTKPYKEEVEVSFSPPGSEFVSDAFDSCKINEDDLRKEMQQLVLDKKEHPNTQQEETPDWERELQEELQLYECQDHDNVDENWDREIEEMLKEES, encoded by the exons ATGAGGGAGCTTCGTCGGGGACGCGCGCAGACGAATCCCAG GATGTTAAGAAACTGGGTAGCCTGGCTCGGGACAGACAaggaaagggaagaagaaaacagttcCACCGTGAATGATGAGCAGAAACAACATGTAAACAAAGCGCCTGCTAATGTTGAGGAAGATGCTCGTCCTCCTCAGCTGTTACTAAAAGCTAAAGGATTGAGCG GTTACATTTATAGTTTCGCCAGTAGTACCTCAAAGAAACTGTCCGAATCCGTCCTCGAAACGGCACAAACGCTAAAAAACAGCGTGGAAGAAGGGAAAATAAACGGTATCTTTGATAAG ACCATTTTGGGTGATTTCCAAAAGGAGCAAGAAAGATTTCTACAggagaaaaaagcaaaacaaactg GGGCCGCTGTGCCACCGTGGGTTGGTTTTAATGAAGAGGAGACTGTACAGCAGCAGATTTTAGCTCTCTCAGCT GACAGAAGAAATTTTTTGCGCGATCCTCCTGCTGGTGTGCACTTCCACTTTGATTGTGAGCAGATGTAtccagttgccatggtgatgttGGAGGAGGACGAGCTCCTTCGGAAGATGCGCTTCCACTTGGTCCCCAAAGA GGTGAAAGAGGAAGTTTTCTGGAGGAACTACTTCTATCGTGTGTCTTTAATTAAACAGTCGGCTCAGCTCACAGCTTTGGCAGCACAGCAGACTGCTGAGCGACAAGAGATGCAGAAAACTGGAGCAAACCTGGAGGCTGTTCATCAGAAAG ATACATTGCATCAAAAAACTGTCCCTTCAATCCACATCAAAACAAAACCCTATAAG GAAGAAGTGGAGGTTTCTTTCAGCCCGCCTGGGTCTGAATTTGTGAGTGATGCTTTTGACTCGTGTAAAATAAATGAGGACGACCTACGGAAAGAAATGCAGCAGCTGGTGTTGGACAAGAAGGAGcatccaaacacacagcagg AGGAGACTCCCGACTGGGAGAGAGAGCTACaggaggagcttcagctgtatGAGTGCCAGGACCATGACAACGTAGATGAAAACTGGGACAGGGAGATTGAAGagatgctgaaggaggagagtTAG
- the LOC101067634 gene encoding synapse-associated protein 1 isoform X2 has translation MLRNWVAWLGTDKEREEENSSTVNDEQKQHVNKAPANVEEDARPPQLLLKAKGLSGYIYSFASSTSKKLSESVLETAQTLKNSVEEGKINGIFDKTILGDFQKEQERFLQEKKAKQTGAAVPPWVGFNEEETVQQQILALSADRRNFLRDPPAGVHFHFDCEQMYPVAMVMLEEDELLRKMRFHLVPKEVKEEVFWRNYFYRVSLIKQSAQLTALAAQQTAERQEMQKTGANLEAVHQKDTLHQKTVPSIHIKTKPYKEEVEVSFSPPGSEFVSDAFDSCKINEDDLRKEMQQLVLDKKEHPNTQQEETPDWERELQEELQLYECQDHDNVDENWDREIEEMLKEES, from the exons ATGTTAAGAAACTGGGTAGCCTGGCTCGGGACAGACAaggaaagggaagaagaaaacagttcCACCGTGAATGATGAGCAGAAACAACATGTAAACAAAGCGCCTGCTAATGTTGAGGAAGATGCTCGTCCTCCTCAGCTGTTACTAAAAGCTAAAGGATTGAGCG GTTACATTTATAGTTTCGCCAGTAGTACCTCAAAGAAACTGTCCGAATCCGTCCTCGAAACGGCACAAACGCTAAAAAACAGCGTGGAAGAAGGGAAAATAAACGGTATCTTTGATAAG ACCATTTTGGGTGATTTCCAAAAGGAGCAAGAAAGATTTCTACAggagaaaaaagcaaaacaaactg GGGCCGCTGTGCCACCGTGGGTTGGTTTTAATGAAGAGGAGACTGTACAGCAGCAGATTTTAGCTCTCTCAGCT GACAGAAGAAATTTTTTGCGCGATCCTCCTGCTGGTGTGCACTTCCACTTTGATTGTGAGCAGATGTAtccagttgccatggtgatgttGGAGGAGGACGAGCTCCTTCGGAAGATGCGCTTCCACTTGGTCCCCAAAGA GGTGAAAGAGGAAGTTTTCTGGAGGAACTACTTCTATCGTGTGTCTTTAATTAAACAGTCGGCTCAGCTCACAGCTTTGGCAGCACAGCAGACTGCTGAGCGACAAGAGATGCAGAAAACTGGAGCAAACCTGGAGGCTGTTCATCAGAAAG ATACATTGCATCAAAAAACTGTCCCTTCAATCCACATCAAAACAAAACCCTATAAG GAAGAAGTGGAGGTTTCTTTCAGCCCGCCTGGGTCTGAATTTGTGAGTGATGCTTTTGACTCGTGTAAAATAAATGAGGACGACCTACGGAAAGAAATGCAGCAGCTGGTGTTGGACAAGAAGGAGcatccaaacacacagcagg AGGAGACTCCCGACTGGGAGAGAGAGCTACaggaggagcttcagctgtatGAGTGCCAGGACCATGACAACGTAGATGAAAACTGGGACAGGGAGATTGAAGagatgctgaaggaggagagtTAG